The Triticum aestivum cultivar Chinese Spring chromosome 7B, IWGSC CS RefSeq v2.1, whole genome shotgun sequence genome window below encodes:
- the LOC123161498 gene encoding subtilisin-like protease SBT3.9: protein MDSRTAFRSALLLLVTLLPLSANASSKLYIVYMGEKKHDDPSVVTASHHDMLTSVFGSKDEALRSIVYSYKHGFSGFAAMLTESQAETIAKFPEVVTVKPNIFHETHTTRSWDFLGLDHNQQPAQQPGLLKEAKYGEDVIVGVIDTGIWPESRSFDDNGYGPVPARWKGKCQTGQDFNATSCNRKIIGARWYGLGISDGVLNNNYKSPRDIDGHGTHVASTVAGGEVQGVSYGGLGMGVARGGAPRARLSIYKVCWLGGNCPEAAILAAIDDAIYDGVDVLSLSLGGAGHELPGTLHAVQRGISVVFSGMNDGPVPQTVSNTLPWVTTVAASTIDRSFPTLISLGNKEKLVGQSLHYNASLISDDFKGLVYAGSCDTESSLTLSNVTGKIVLCYQPAAANSMPPPQALPIAINLTIMAGAKGLIFAQYTTNLLDFLPLCKGVMPCVVVDFEIAHRIVSYWRSDKGNAVVKVSPAMTVVGKGVLSPRVASFSSRGPSMLFPSILKPDIAAPGVSILAAERNSYVFKSGTSMACPHVSAVTALLKSVHPGWSPAMIKSAMVTTASVTDRFGMPIQAEAVPRKLADPFDFGGGHIDPDRAIDPGLVYDMDSRVYNKFFNCTLGYLDGCESYYLNLNLPSIAVPDLKDRVMLRRTVTNVGPAEATYHLVVEAPAGIDVFVEPSVISFTKGSSRSATFMVTFTTRQRVQGGYTFGSLTWSDGSTHSVRIPVAVRTVVQDFVADTA from the exons ATGGATTCGAGAACAGCATTCCGCAGTGCTCTGCTACTGCTGGTGACACTGCTGCCTCTTTCAGCTAACGCGTCGAGCAAA CTCTACATCGTGTATATGGGGGAGAAGAAGCATGATGACCCGTCTGTGGTTACCGCGTCTCACCATGACATGCTAACCTCTGTTTTTGGGAG CAAGGATGAAGCCTTGAGGTCAATAGTTTATAGTTACAAGCATGGATTTTCTGGTTTCGCGGCGATGCTCACCGAGTCTCAGGCTGAGACAATCGCAA AATTCCCTGAAGTTGTCACCGTCAAGCCTAACATTTTTCATGAAACGCACACAACTCGGAGTTGGGACTTTCTTGGCCTTGACCATAACCAACAACCAGCACAACAACCGGGACTACTAAAAGAAGCAAAGTACGGTGAAGATGTCATCGTGGGTGTGATCGATACAG GCATATGGCCTGAATCACGAAGTTTTGATGACAATGGGTATGGCCCTGTGCCGGCACGGTGGAAAGGGAAATGCCAGACTGGTCAGGATTTCAACGCCACAAGTTGCAACAGAAAGATCATTGGTGCGCGCTGGTATGGTCTCGGCATCAGTGACGGGGTGCTAAACAACAACTACAAGTCCCCTAGGGACATTGACGGCCATGGCACGCATGTCGCCTCGACCGTCGCCGGCGGGGAAGTGCAGGGCGTGAGCTACGGAGGCCTAGGCATGGGCGTGGCACGCGGCGGGGCGCCACGTGCGCGGCTCAGTATCTACAAGGTTTGTTGGTTGGGTGGGAATTGCCCTGAAGCAGCGATCCTCGCGGCTATCGATGACGCCATATATGACGGTGTTGACGTCTTGTCACTCTCGCTTGGAGGGGCTGGTCACGAGTTACCCGGGACGCTACATGCTGTGCAAAGAGGGATTTCTGTCGTGTTTTCCGGAATGAATGATGGCCCTGTGCCGCAAACAGTGTCCAATACCCTTCCATGGGTTACCACGGTGGCCGCTAGCACGATTGACCGGTCTTTCCCGACCTTGATATCGCTCGGAAACAAAGAAAAGCTGGTG GGGCAATCTCTTCACTACAATGCATCTCTAATCAGCGACGACTTTAAAGGCCTTGTTTATGCCGGGAG CTGTGACACCGAATCATCACTGACATTGAGCAACGTCACTGGTAAAATCGTCCTGTGCTATCAACCGGCAGCAGCGAATAGCATGCCGCCTCCACAAGCACTTCCCATAGCCATCAATCTCACCATCATGGCTGGCGCCAAGGGTCTCATATTTGCACAGTACACTACTAACCTCCTCGACTTCCTGCCTTTGTGTAAGGGCGTTATGCCCTGTGTAGTGGTGGATTTTGAGATCGCACACCGAATTGTCTCCTATTGGAGGTCAGACAAAGG GAATGCGGTGGTGAAAGTGTCACCCGCAATGACCGTTGTCGGGAAAGGGGTGTTGTCACCGAGGGTCGCCTCATTCTCGTCAAGAGGTCCAAGCATGTTGTTCCCTAGCATACTCAAG CCCGACATTGCTGCACCTGGCGTTAGCATCTTGGCAGCGGAGCGCAACTCCTACGTGTTCAAATCCGGGACATCCATGGCGTGCCCGCATGTCTCCGCTGTGACCGCACTGCTCAAGTCGGTTCACCCTGGCTGGTCACCTGCCATGATTAAGTCTGCCATGGTCACCACAG CATCTGTGACTGATCGTTTTGGCATGCCAATCCAAGCAGAAGCGGTCCCAAGGAAACTAGCCGACCCCTTCGACTTTGGTGGTGGACACATTGACCCAGATAGAGCCATTGACCCTGGCTTGGTTTATGACATGGATTCAAGGGTGTACAACAAGTTTTTCAACTGCACTCTTGGATATTTAGATGGCTGTGAGTCCTACTACCTCAATCTCAACCTCCCGTCAATTGCCGTGCCGGACCTCAAGGACCGTGTCATGCTTCGGCGCACTGTGACTAATGTTGGGCCAGCGGAAGCAACATATCATTTAGTGGTTGAAGCTCCAGCAGGGATAGATGTGTTCGTGGAACCATCTGTGATTAGTTTCACCAAAGGAAGCAGTAGAAGCGCAACATTTATGGTGACATTCACAACAAGGCAGAGAGTGCAAGGAGGATACACTTTCGGGAGCTTGACATGGTCAGACGGAAGTACCCACTCAGTGAGAATTCCTGTTGCTGTACGGACTGTGGTACAAGACTTCGTTGCGGATACCGCTTAA